One Stenotrophomonas sp. SAU14A_NAIMI4_5 DNA segment encodes these proteins:
- a CDS encoding polysaccharide deacetylase family protein, translated as MPRALSFRLFLPSLLLTLAVAGCGDKEGKAPAAAAVTQPSAQAAAAADPAAAPLLAALQTQLDGYRRIIVLLADEEQQSAADRGTSTRIGQQLFHDGLEQRTAIAAQFDSLLRGGSPQRFATLGTVLDYIESAPELFDADRLAFREVLRDLHERVGADSSLPAVKLHQRIGEDLDALDEIERNYNQELTRIFSRFERTRAIDLKREKWEDYIAHLHKDYSREAILRDYGVIEPYPMSMKDSDREIFGRDLPAKTVVLTFDDGPHKAYTDEVVAILKRYDVPGVFFEVGRNLGKVEADGKVSLGPMAKISRNLMEEGYAVGNHSLTHAQLSRTTGDALRQQVLDTDTLLKDVDSKRAPLFRFPYGARNAEGLQLLNEAGLKSIMWNIDSMDWADPVPESIVQRVLGQVNKEQRGIILFHDIHDRAVKALPQILDRLIADGYQFAGWNGREFTVARARKGASSDATVTTGYEKSWAIVVGIDNYAKWPKLEYASHDAQAVADTLTGQFGFPSSQVIVLKNEQATRNNILAAFHDRLADDRTGKNDRVFVFFAGHGATRQLASGRDLGYIIPVDSDPKEFATDAIAMTDIQNIAESMQAKHVMFVMDACYSGLGLTRGGPSSSSFLRENARRSARQMLTAGGADQQVADAGPNGHSVFTWVLLQALAGKGDLNGDGLITGTELAAYVAPAVSAVSHQTPAFGSLPGSQGGEFVFQVPDSQEYLNADTRQLTPDAIALNNKVDAAQDAKGAQAPVTVADLQGGKAKLVVPTAGPASDRQRAQQANDRGLQLYREKQYDEAVAQFTEALKLRPDFAQAANNLGFVYYRQQRYAEAARWLENTLKIDPSRAVAHLNLGDAYFNAGDKAKAKQAYTTYLALQPQGSGAAQARAQLEKL; from the coding sequence ATGCCGCGTGCGTTGTCGTTCCGCCTGTTCCTGCCCTCGCTGCTGTTGACCCTGGCCGTTGCCGGCTGCGGCGACAAGGAGGGCAAGGCGCCCGCCGCCGCCGCCGTCACCCAGCCCAGCGCACAGGCCGCTGCCGCCGCCGATCCGGCCGCCGCACCGCTGCTCGCCGCGTTGCAGACGCAGCTCGATGGCTACCGCCGCATCATCGTGCTGCTGGCCGACGAAGAGCAGCAGAGTGCCGCCGACCGCGGTACCTCCACCCGCATCGGCCAGCAGCTGTTCCACGATGGCCTGGAACAGCGCACCGCCATCGCCGCGCAGTTCGACAGCCTGCTGCGTGGCGGCAGCCCGCAGCGCTTCGCCACGCTGGGCACCGTGCTGGACTACATCGAATCGGCGCCGGAACTGTTCGATGCCGATCGCCTGGCCTTCCGCGAAGTGCTGCGCGACCTGCACGAACGTGTCGGCGCGGATTCCTCGCTGCCGGCAGTGAAGCTGCACCAGCGCATCGGCGAGGACCTGGACGCGCTGGACGAGATCGAGCGCAACTACAACCAGGAACTGACCCGCATCTTCAGCCGCTTCGAGCGCACCCGCGCCATCGACCTGAAGCGCGAGAAGTGGGAGGACTACATCGCCCACCTGCACAAGGACTACAGCCGCGAGGCGATCCTGCGCGACTACGGGGTGATCGAGCCGTACCCGATGTCGATGAAGGACAGCGACCGCGAGATCTTCGGCCGCGACCTGCCGGCCAAGACCGTGGTGCTGACCTTCGACGACGGCCCGCACAAGGCCTACACCGATGAAGTGGTGGCCATCCTCAAGCGCTACGACGTGCCGGGCGTGTTCTTCGAAGTGGGCCGCAACCTGGGCAAGGTCGAGGCCGACGGCAAGGTCAGCCTGGGCCCGATGGCGAAGATCAGCCGCAACCTGATGGAAGAGGGCTATGCGGTGGGCAACCACAGCCTGACCCACGCCCAGCTGTCGCGCACCACCGGCGATGCGCTGCGCCAGCAGGTGCTGGACACCGATACCCTGCTGAAGGATGTCGACAGCAAGCGTGCGCCGCTGTTCCGCTTCCCGTATGGCGCGCGCAACGCCGAAGGCCTGCAGCTGCTGAACGAAGCCGGCCTGAAGTCGATCATGTGGAACATCGACTCGATGGACTGGGCCGACCCGGTGCCGGAATCGATCGTGCAGCGCGTGCTCGGCCAGGTAAACAAAGAACAGCGCGGCATCATCCTGTTCCATGACATCCACGACCGTGCGGTGAAGGCGCTGCCGCAGATCCTCGACCGGCTGATCGCCGACGGTTACCAGTTCGCCGGCTGGAACGGCCGCGAGTTCACCGTCGCCCGCGCGCGCAAGGGCGCCAGCAGCGATGCCACCGTCACCACCGGCTACGAGAAGTCGTGGGCGATCGTGGTCGGCATCGACAACTACGCCAAGTGGCCGAAGCTGGAATACGCCAGCCACGATGCGCAGGCGGTGGCCGACACCCTGACCGGGCAGTTCGGCTTCCCGTCCTCGCAGGTGATCGTGCTGAAGAACGAGCAGGCCACCCGCAACAACATCCTGGCGGCCTTCCACGACCGCCTGGCCGACGACCGCACCGGAAAGAACGACCGCGTGTTCGTGTTCTTCGCCGGCCACGGCGCCACCCGCCAGCTCGCTTCAGGCCGCGACCTCGGCTACATCATCCCGGTGGATTCGGACCCGAAGGAATTCGCCACCGACGCCATCGCGATGACCGACATCCAGAACATCGCCGAAAGCATGCAGGCCAAGCACGTGATGTTCGTGATGGATGCCTGCTACAGCGGCCTGGGGCTGACCCGCGGTGGTCCGTCGTCGTCGTCGTTCCTGCGCGAGAACGCACGCCGCAGCGCGCGGCAGATGCTGACCGCCGGCGGTGCCGACCAGCAGGTGGCCGACGCCGGCCCGAACGGCCATTCGGTGTTCACCTGGGTGCTGCTGCAGGCGCTGGCCGGCAAGGGCGACCTCAATGGCGATGGCCTGATCACCGGTACCGAGCTGGCCGCCTACGTGGCGCCGGCGGTGTCGGCCGTCTCGCACCAGACCCCGGCGTTCGGCAGCCTGCCCGGTTCGCAGGGCGGCGAGTTCGTGTTCCAGGTGCCGGACAGCCAGGAATACCTCAACGCCGACACGCGCCAGCTGACCCCGGATGCCATCGCACTGAACAACAAGGTCGACGCCGCGCAGGATGCCAAGGGCGCGCAGGCGCCGGTGACCGTGGCCGACCTGCAGGGCGGCAAGGCCAAGCTGGTGGTGCCCACTGCCGGCCCGGCCTCGGACCGCCAGCGCGCGCAGCAGGCCAACGATCGTGGCCTGCAGCTGTACCGCGAGAAGCAGTACGACGAAGCCGTCGCGCAGTTCACCGAAGCATTGAAGCTGCGGCCTGACTTTGCCCAGGCGGCCAACAACCTCGGCTTCGTCTACTACCGCCAGCAGCGTTACGCCGAAGCGGCGCGCTGGCTGGAAAACACCCTGAAGATCGACCCGTCGCGTGCGGTGGCCCACCTCAACCTGGGCGATGCCTACTTCAACGCCGGCGACAAGGCCAAGGCGAAGCAGGCCTACACCACCTACCTCGCCCTGCAGCCGCAGGGCAGTGGTGCCGCGCAGGCGCGCGCGCAGCTGGAGAAGCTCTGA
- the yidC gene encoding membrane protein insertase YidC, with amino-acid sequence MNQTRVFLIFAWLMVAVFLWMEWGREKAAPTPAPTTTSAQAAAQSVPGATPGSIPSAQVPGAPGQAAAQQAQASATPAAQRVTITTDVLRLVVDGGRVLDAELLQFPQSKEEGSAPVRLLTEDPAHPYSAISGWASEDKNTPVPGADGFKLVGDVRDFVLADGQNELQIPFVWTADNGVTIKRTLTVSRNEYAVRFKDEVSNTGAAPWNGYVYRTLDRTPTILSRNMTNPDSFSFNGATWYDNDKKYQRRAFKDYLDDGALNQNITGGWLAMLQHHFFTAWIPQKDQTAHYVLSQVAGRDLIEARGPAFTVAPGQSTSTEARLWVGPKLVNQIAKEDVPGLDRVVDYSRFSMMAVIGQGLFWVLNQVHKLVGNWGWAIVGLVVLLKLVLYPLSAVQYKSGAKMRRFQPRIAQLKERYGDDRQKFQTAMMELYKKEKINPMGGCLPILIQMPIFFALYWVLVESVELRQAPWLGWIQDLTARDPYFILPVINMAVMWATQKLTPAPGMDPMQQKMMQFMPLVFGFMMAFMPSGLVLYWVVNGGLGLLQQWWMTKRHGGEPLPATTAPAPVKKK; translated from the coding sequence CTGTGGATGGAGTGGGGCCGTGAAAAGGCCGCGCCGACCCCGGCCCCGACCACCACCTCGGCCCAGGCCGCCGCACAGAGCGTTCCAGGTGCGACCCCGGGCAGCATCCCCAGCGCGCAGGTCCCCGGTGCCCCGGGCCAGGCCGCGGCGCAGCAGGCCCAGGCCAGCGCCACCCCGGCCGCCCAGCGCGTGACCATCACCACCGACGTGCTGCGCCTGGTGGTGGACGGCGGCCGCGTGCTCGACGCCGAGCTGCTGCAGTTCCCGCAGTCCAAGGAAGAAGGCAGCGCCCCGGTGCGCCTGCTGACCGAAGACCCCGCGCATCCGTACAGCGCGATCAGCGGCTGGGCCAGCGAAGACAAGAACACCCCGGTGCCGGGCGCCGATGGCTTCAAGCTGGTCGGTGACGTCCGCGACTTCGTGCTGGCCGACGGCCAGAACGAACTGCAGATCCCGTTCGTGTGGACCGCCGACAACGGCGTGACCATCAAGCGCACCCTGACCGTCTCGCGCAACGAGTACGCCGTGCGCTTCAAGGACGAGGTCAGCAACACCGGCGCCGCCCCGTGGAACGGCTACGTCTACCGCACCCTGGACCGTACCCCGACCATCCTGTCGCGGAACATGACCAACCCGGACTCGTTCAGCTTCAACGGTGCTACCTGGTACGACAACGACAAGAAGTACCAGCGTCGTGCGTTCAAGGATTACCTGGACGATGGCGCGCTGAACCAGAACATCACCGGCGGCTGGCTGGCGATGCTGCAGCACCACTTCTTCACCGCCTGGATCCCGCAGAAGGACCAGACCGCCCACTACGTGCTGTCGCAGGTGGCCGGTCGTGACCTGATCGAAGCGCGCGGCCCGGCCTTCACCGTGGCCCCGGGCCAGTCCACCAGCACCGAAGCCCGCCTGTGGGTCGGCCCGAAGCTGGTCAACCAGATCGCCAAGGAAGACGTGCCGGGCCTGGACCGCGTGGTCGACTACAGCCGCTTCTCGATGATGGCGGTGATCGGCCAGGGCCTGTTCTGGGTGCTGAACCAGGTGCACAAGCTGGTCGGCAACTGGGGCTGGGCCATCGTCGGCCTGGTGGTCCTGCTGAAGCTGGTGCTCTACCCGCTGTCGGCCGTGCAGTACAAGAGCGGTGCGAAGATGCGTCGCTTCCAGCCGCGCATCGCGCAGCTGAAGGAACGCTATGGCGATGACCGCCAGAAGTTCCAGACCGCGATGATGGAGCTGTACAAGAAGGAAAAGATCAATCCGATGGGCGGCTGCCTGCCGATCCTCATCCAGATGCCGATCTTCTTCGCCCTGTACTGGGTGCTGGTCGAGTCGGTCGAACTGCGCCAGGCGCCGTGGCTGGGCTGGATCCAGGATCTGACCGCGCGCGACCCGTACTTCATCCTGCCGGTCATCAACATGGCGGTGATGTGGGCCACGCAGAAGCTGACCCCGGCACCGGGCATGGACCCGATGCAGCAGAAGATGATGCAGTTCATGCCGCTGGTCTTCGGCTTCATGATGGCCTTCATGCCGTCCGGCCTGGTCCTGTACTGGGTGGTCAACGGCGGCCTGGGCCTGCTGCAGCAGTGGTGGATGACCAAGCGCCATGGCGGCGAGCCGCTGCCGGCGACCACCGCACCGGCCCCGGTCAAGAAGAAATAA